From a single Candidatus Brevundimonas phytovorans genomic region:
- a CDS encoding DUF167 domain-containing protein, whose protein sequence is MTARLAIKLTPRAAADRIDGWDVDPDGRPVLKVRVRAQPVEGEANAALVAFLAKALGVPKRDVTLARGGQSRLKMIEVEGLSEAEVRDRLSPR, encoded by the coding sequence ATGACCGCCCGCCTCGCCATCAAGCTGACGCCCCGCGCCGCCGCCGACCGCATCGACGGCTGGGACGTGGACCCCGACGGCCGCCCGGTGCTCAAGGTCCGCGTGCGGGCCCAGCCGGTCGAGGGCGAGGCCAACGCCGCCCTGGTCGCCTTCCTCGCCAAGGCGCTGGGCGTCCCCAAGCGCGACGTGACCCTGGCGCGCGGGGGGCAGTCGCGGCTTAAGATGATCGAGGTCGAGGGGCTGAGCGAGGCCGAGGTCCGCGACCGGTTGTCCCCCCGCTGA
- a CDS encoding amidohydrolase, which produces MLLNRLRGPSLAVLTCALGVLSLSACATTGDAKPRTETASPSSTDRTMAPGLDGWANTDPYPSTYRGLPRENLALVGATVLTGTGQKIDGGVVIVTDGRIAAVGGADTPVPAGHKVVDARGRYVTPGVIDIHSHLGVYPSPGVQGMSDGNEATNPNTAQVWAEHSLWPQDPGFNTARAGGVTTLQILPGSANLFGGRGVTVRNIPSVTMQGMKFPGAPYGLKMACGENPSRVYGSRNQSPATGMGNVAGYRAAFIAAREYKAKWDKWREDGQGAPPTRNLQLETLAGVLDGSILIQNHCYRADEMAVMLDVAREFGYKVTTFHHAVEAYKIAPLLAREGVCAAMWTGWWGFKMEALDGIEENAALTDAPEGSCAVIHSDDAELTQRLNQEAAAALSAGRRAGMNISEEHAISWITLNAAKSIGIDKETGSLEPGKRADVVIWSADPFSIYARADQVFIDGGLAFDRQNPAFQPVSDFELGQPGFGQAAAGVAQGAR; this is translated from the coding sequence ATGTTGCTTAACCGTCTGCGGGGTCCAAGCCTCGCTGTCCTCACCTGCGCGCTCGGCGTTCTCAGCCTGTCGGCCTGCGCCACGACCGGCGACGCCAAGCCCAGGACCGAGACGGCCTCCCCGTCGTCCACGGACCGCACCATGGCCCCGGGCCTGGACGGCTGGGCCAACACCGACCCCTATCCCTCGACCTATCGCGGCCTGCCGCGTGAAAACCTGGCCCTGGTCGGCGCCACGGTTCTGACCGGCACGGGTCAGAAGATCGACGGCGGCGTGGTCATCGTCACCGACGGCCGCATCGCCGCCGTCGGCGGGGCCGACACCCCGGTGCCGGCGGGCCACAAGGTGGTCGATGCGCGCGGCCGCTACGTCACGCCCGGCGTCATCGACATCCACAGCCACCTCGGCGTCTATCCTTCGCCCGGCGTTCAGGGCATGAGCGACGGCAACGAAGCGACCAATCCGAACACGGCCCAGGTCTGGGCTGAACACTCCCTCTGGCCCCAGGACCCGGGTTTCAACACCGCCCGCGCCGGCGGCGTGACCACGCTTCAAATCCTGCCTGGCTCGGCCAACCTGTTCGGCGGTCGCGGCGTGACGGTGCGCAACATCCCCTCAGTGACCATGCAGGGCATGAAGTTCCCGGGCGCTCCCTATGGCCTGAAGATGGCCTGCGGCGAGAACCCCAGCCGCGTCTATGGCTCGCGCAACCAGTCGCCGGCCACCGGCATGGGCAATGTCGCCGGCTATCGCGCCGCCTTCATCGCGGCCCGCGAATACAAGGCCAAGTGGGACAAGTGGCGCGAGGACGGTCAGGGCGCGCCTCCGACCCGCAACCTGCAGCTTGAGACCCTGGCCGGCGTGCTGGACGGGTCCATCCTGATCCAGAACCACTGCTACCGCGCCGACGAGATGGCGGTCATGCTCGATGTGGCCAGGGAGTTCGGCTACAAGGTCACCACCTTCCACCACGCGGTCGAGGCCTACAAGATCGCGCCCCTGCTGGCCCGTGAAGGCGTCTGCGCCGCCATGTGGACCGGCTGGTGGGGCTTCAAGATGGAGGCTCTGGACGGCATCGAGGAGAACGCTGCCCTGACCGACGCGCCCGAGGGTTCCTGCGCCGTCATCCACTCCGACGACGCCGAACTGACCCAGCGCCTCAACCAGGAAGCCGCCGCCGCCCTATCGGCTGGCCGTCGCGCCGGGATGAACATCTCGGAAGAACACGCGATCAGCTGGATCACCCTGAACGCCGCCAAATCCATCGGCATCGACAAGGAGACCGGCTCGCTGGAGCCCGGCAAGCGCGCCGATGTGGTGATCTGGAGCGCCGATCCCTTCTCGATCTACGCCCGCGCCGATCAGGTCTTCATCGACGGCGGTCTGGCCTTTGACCGTCAGAACCCCGCCTTCCAGCCCGTGTCCGATTTCGAACTGGGTCAGCCCGGCTTCGGCCAGGCCGCCGCCGGCGTCGCCCAGGGAGCTCGCTGA
- a CDS encoding amidohydrolase family protein, with the protein MRIQTLLAGAVAALALVGPAMAQDVAITGGRVLTGTSVIENGTVVIRNGKVVSVGTGAAPAGLRTIDARGQIVAPGFVAVDSGLGGSEVGSVRGSNDLSNSANTLSAAFDLSYGLDPWSFTLPVARLGGVTRAVVTPQHAGSGGGHSHDDSDFAGAGAGGFQTPGLFAGQAAVIKLGGADILVKPRVAMVAPFGEAGKDVAGGARGAEFVLFKETLAEVRLYARNKAAYDRAALRDLSLSRADLEALIPVANGSMPLIVSVNRASDIQQVLRLAREEGVKVILDGAAEGWLVANEIAAAKVPVLLHPITNLPGNFEMRAARMQNAAALNAAGVVIALKGNEGSTHRARDIRYNAGNAVSHGLPFAAAIQAITVNPARIFGFDGQFGELKPGAAGDVVVWSGDPLEPLSQPSAVFIDGVEQPLQARNLLLRDRYRTGGEGAMPVAYPQ; encoded by the coding sequence ATGCGTATCCAAACCCTCCTCGCCGGCGCGGTTGCAGCCCTCGCCCTCGTCGGTCCCGCCATGGCCCAGGACGTCGCCATTACCGGCGGTCGCGTCCTGACCGGAACCTCGGTGATCGAGAACGGCACCGTGGTCATCCGCAACGGCAAGGTCGTTTCCGTCGGGACCGGTGCGGCCCCGGCGGGCCTGCGCACCATCGACGCGCGCGGTCAGATCGTGGCCCCCGGCTTCGTCGCCGTAGATTCCGGCCTCGGCGGTTCGGAAGTCGGCTCGGTGCGCGGCTCCAACGACCTGTCGAACAGCGCCAACACCCTGAGCGCCGCCTTCGACCTTTCCTACGGCCTGGACCCCTGGTCCTTCACCCTGCCGGTGGCTCGTCTGGGCGGCGTCACCCGCGCCGTGGTCACGCCCCAGCACGCGGGCTCGGGCGGCGGTCACAGCCATGACGACAGCGACTTCGCGGGCGCGGGCGCGGGCGGCTTCCAGACGCCGGGCCTGTTCGCAGGGCAAGCGGCGGTCATCAAGCTGGGCGGCGCCGACATCCTGGTGAAGCCGCGCGTGGCCATGGTCGCCCCCTTCGGCGAGGCCGGCAAGGACGTGGCCGGCGGCGCGCGCGGGGCCGAGTTCGTCCTGTTCAAGGAGACCCTGGCCGAGGTTCGCCTCTATGCCCGCAACAAGGCCGCCTATGACCGGGCGGCGCTGCGCGACCTGTCGCTGTCGCGCGCCGACCTTGAGGCCCTGATCCCGGTGGCCAATGGCTCGATGCCGCTGATCGTCAGCGTCAACCGCGCTTCGGACATCCAGCAGGTCCTGCGCCTGGCCAGAGAAGAAGGCGTCAAGGTCATCCTCGACGGCGCCGCCGAGGGGTGGCTGGTCGCCAACGAAATCGCGGCGGCCAAGGTCCCGGTCCTGCTGCACCCGATCACCAACCTGCCCGGCAACTTCGAGATGCGAGCGGCGCGGATGCAGAATGCGGCGGCGCTGAATGCAGCGGGCGTGGTCATCGCCCTCAAGGGCAACGAGGGATCGACCCACCGCGCCCGCGACATCCGCTACAACGCCGGCAACGCCGTCTCTCACGGCCTGCCGTTTGCGGCGGCGATCCAGGCGATCACGGTCAACCCGGCGCGCATCTTCGGCTTCGACGGCCAGTTCGGCGAGCTGAAGCCGGGCGCGGCGGGCGACGTGGTGGTCTGGTCGGGCGACCCGCTGGAGCCGCTGAGCCAGCCCTCGGCCGTCTTCATCGACGGGGTGGAGCAGCCGCTGCAGGCCCGCAACCTGCTGCTGCGCGACCGCTATCGCACTGGCGGCGAGGGGGCCATGCCGGTGGCCTATCCGCAGTAG